The nucleotide window ACCCAACAAAGGTTCATAGCTGAACTATAGAGGCGAGGGGCGACATAGTCGGGATGAACGATCCCTCGACGCCCACCTAAGGTTCGAGAGGTGGAGGAGGGGTTTGGGGGATGCGCTGCGAGCGATTCTGCAGGACCGGCCGCGGGAGCAGCCGGACCGAAGCCTAGCGAGCGGCGCATACCCCGCAACCCCCTCCCTCAGGCTATTTGAACTCTTGCTCATACCAGGTGAGGAGCGCTGCTTCGGCTTCTTCGGGGGTCATGGGGCCGTGTTCGAGGCGGAGTTCTTTGAGGTGGTTCCAGGCTTTGCCGATGTGGGGTCCGGGGGGTAGGCCGAGGATGTTCATGATGGCGTTGCCGTCGAGGTCGGGGCGGACTTTGGCGAGGTTTTCTTGTTGTTTGAGTTCGGTGATGCGGGTTTCTAGGTTGTCCATTGCTTTGCGCAGGCGGGTGGCTTTCCTTTTGTTGCGTGTGGTGACGTCTGCGCGGACGATGGTGTTGAGTTTGTCGAGTAGGTGTTCGGCGTCGTTGACGTAGCGGCGTACTGCGGAGTCTGTCCATTGGTTGTCGGAGTATCCGTAGAAGCGCATGTGGAGGTAGACGAGTTGTGAGATGTCTTTGATGTGTTGTTTGGGGAATTTGAGGGCGCGGAGGCGGCGGCGGGTGAGTTTGGCGCCTTCGACTTCGTGTTGGTGGAAGGTGACGCCGCCGCCGGGTTTGGTGCCGCGGGTGTTGGGTTTGCCGATGTCGTGGAGGAGGGCTGCCCAGCGGAGGATGAGGTCGGGGCCTTGGGTTTCTTGGTCGATGGCTTGGCGTAGGACGGTGAGGGAGTGTGCGTAGACGTCTTTGTGTTGATGGTGTTCGTCGGGGGTGAGTTGGAGGGCGGGGATTTCGGGGATGATGTGGTTGGCGAGGCCTGTGGTGACGAGGAGGTCGATGCCTTGTTCGGGGTGGTCGCCGGTGATGAGTTTGTTGAGTTCGGTGGTGATGCGTTCGGTGCTGATGCGGTTGATTTCT belongs to Corynebacterium argentoratense DSM 44202 and includes:
- a CDS encoding CCA tRNA nucleotidyltransferase, which codes for MTQHDSRQPAPTPTDIAEALKPIQKLGELFAQAGHPIYLVGGSVRDLYLGRLGTDYDLTTPARPEITQQILQKYCNTVWDTGIRYGTISGEHDGLQIEITTFRSDNYDGITRNPDVQYGDTLEEDLIRRDFTCNALALDLNTHQLHDPLNGLQALKDHLLDTPQLPQVSFNDDPLRMLRAARFTSQLGFTVTPRVHQAMTSMAQEINRISTERITTELNKLITGDHPEQGIDLLVTTGLANHIIPEIPALQLTPDEHHQHKDVYAHSLTVLRQAIDQETQGPDLILRWAALLHDIGKPNTRGTKPGGGVTFHQHEVEGAKLTRRRLRALKFPKQHIKDISQLVYLHMRFYGYSDNQWTDSAVRRYVNDAEHLLDKLNTIVRADVTTRNKRKATRLRKAMDNLETRITELKQQENLAKVRPDLDGNAIMNILGLPPGPHIGKAWNHLKELRLEHGPMTPEEAEAALLTWYEQEFK